A genomic segment from Sulfuritalea hydrogenivorans sk43H encodes:
- a CDS encoding EAL and HDOD domain-containing protein — MSDQAPQIRDQLREVFIGRQPILDKDQGLAGYELLFRASAENSAHVDSATAAKAATADVVCKAFAELGLANVFGQVRAFINVDALFLESDLVELLPKDIVVLEIDVVAFDNPALLPRCQELKAKGYAFSLSGVTDVGDHLWPLVDLATWLKINIDGLAGDQLQTSARALGTTRRLLVAAHVESQSQMELCRLLGFQLFQGYYFAKPVIVEGRKLDASTQGLLRLIKLVADDADPARLDAAFRTEPALVINLLRLTNSVGVGARARITSVRHAITVLGRRQLQRWLQLLLFSRGADIDLAHNPLLQLAALRGRFMELLVEKLHPGQRDLRDPAFITGLMSVVPAALGMSMTDVLAQIAVGNDVRLALTHREGTLGKLFALTERYDDNDVAGVQELLSPYGANASLGLLGEILGESLTWVQQLGMDAE; from the coding sequence ATGAGTGATCAAGCACCCCAGATACGCGATCAACTGCGGGAAGTGTTCATCGGCCGCCAGCCGATCCTCGACAAGGATCAGGGGCTGGCGGGTTACGAACTGCTGTTCCGTGCCTCGGCGGAAAACTCCGCTCATGTCGATAGCGCCACGGCCGCCAAGGCGGCGACCGCCGACGTGGTCTGCAAGGCCTTCGCCGAACTGGGCCTGGCCAATGTCTTCGGCCAGGTGCGCGCCTTCATCAATGTCGATGCCCTGTTCCTCGAAAGCGATCTGGTCGAATTGCTGCCGAAAGACATCGTCGTGCTCGAAATCGATGTGGTGGCCTTCGACAATCCGGCACTGCTGCCCCGTTGCCAGGAACTCAAGGCCAAGGGATATGCCTTTTCGCTGTCCGGCGTCACCGATGTCGGCGACCACCTCTGGCCGCTGGTCGACCTCGCCACCTGGCTCAAGATCAACATCGACGGCCTGGCCGGCGATCAGTTGCAAACCTCGGCACGGGCACTGGGCACCACGCGCCGCCTGCTGGTTGCCGCCCACGTCGAATCCCAGTCGCAGATGGAACTCTGCCGGCTGCTCGGCTTCCAGTTGTTCCAGGGCTACTACTTCGCCAAGCCCGTGATCGTGGAGGGGCGCAAGCTGGACGCCTCGACCCAGGGCCTGTTGCGCCTGATAAAACTGGTGGCGGATGACGCCGACCCGGCCCGCCTCGACGCCGCCTTCCGCACCGAACCGGCACTCGTCATCAATCTCCTGCGGCTGACCAATTCGGTCGGCGTCGGCGCGCGGGCGCGCATCACCTCGGTGCGCCACGCCATCACCGTGCTGGGCCGGCGCCAGTTGCAGCGCTGGCTGCAGTTGCTGCTGTTCAGTCGCGGCGCCGACATCGATCTTGCCCACAATCCGCTGCTGCAACTGGCCGCGCTGCGCGGGCGCTTCATGGAACTGCTGGTCGAAAAGCTGCATCCGGGGCAAAGGGATCTGCGCGATCCGGCCTTCATTACCGGCCTGATGTCGGTGGTCCCCGCCGCGCTGGGCATGTCGATGACGGATGTGCTGGCGCAGATCGCGGTCGGCAACGACGTGCGGCTGGCGTTGACGCACCGCGAGGGCACGCTCGGCAAGCTGTTCGCGCTCACGGAACGTTACGACGACAATGACGTCGCCGGCGTCCAGGAACTGCTCAGCCCATATGGGGCCAATGCCAGTCTTGGCCTGCTGGGAGAAATCCTCGGCGAATCGCTGACCTGGGTCCAGCAGCTCGGCATGGACGCGGAGTAA
- a CDS encoding EVE domain-containing protein has product MPRYWLMKTEPAVVGIDDVLAMPQQTVDWWGVRNYQARNFMRDQMQVGDGVLFYHSSCPEPGIAGLAEVSQLAYPDRTQFDPDSPYFDPKSTPENPRWVNVDVRVVKKTRLVGLDELRTHPELAHLRALQKGNRLSITPVDPAEWKFITGKLMKASK; this is encoded by the coding sequence ATGCCGCGCTACTGGCTGATGAAAACCGAGCCCGCGGTGGTGGGCATCGACGACGTGCTGGCGATGCCGCAGCAGACGGTCGACTGGTGGGGCGTGCGCAACTACCAGGCACGCAACTTCATGCGCGACCAGATGCAGGTCGGCGATGGCGTGCTGTTCTATCACTCGTCCTGCCCCGAGCCGGGCATTGCGGGGCTGGCCGAAGTATCGCAGCTGGCCTATCCGGACCGCACCCAGTTCGATCCCGACAGCCCCTACTTCGACCCGAAATCCACTCCGGAAAACCCGCGCTGGGTGAATGTCGATGTGCGCGTCGTGAAGAAAACGCGTCTGGTCGGCCTCGACGAACTGCGCACGCACCCTGAACTCGCCCATCTGCGGGCCCTGCAGAAAGGCAACCGCCTGTCGATCACCCCGGTCGACCCGGCGGAATGGAAGTTCATCACCGGCAAGCTGATGAAGGCATCGAAATGA
- a CDS encoding sulfite exporter TauE/SafE family protein encodes MTLWWLSYPLLGVFAGFVAGLFGVGGGLTIVPLLFMIFTAQNFPVEHSMHLALGTSMATIVFTSIASMRAHHSHGAVRWDIVKSFAPGLVVGTLSGSFFATWVPTRPLAMVFTAIVYYASVQMMLDFKPKPHRQLPGSFGMVVAGTLVGIVSSLVAAGGGFLTIPFMVFCNVVIHQAVGTSSALGFPIAVAGTVGYIVSGLKTSGLPEYSLGFVYLPAFVGVVAISFMMAPVGARLAHKLPVKQLKRAFGGFLALLASKMLHGLLS; translated from the coding sequence ATGACGCTCTGGTGGCTGAGCTATCCGCTGCTGGGCGTCTTCGCCGGCTTCGTCGCCGGCCTGTTCGGCGTCGGCGGCGGACTGACCATCGTGCCCTTGCTGTTCATGATTTTCACGGCGCAGAACTTTCCGGTGGAGCACAGCATGCATCTGGCGCTCGGCACCTCGATGGCGACCATCGTGTTCACCTCGATCGCCAGCATGCGCGCGCATCACAGCCACGGCGCCGTGCGCTGGGACATCGTGAAAAGTTTCGCGCCGGGACTGGTGGTCGGTACGCTGTCCGGTTCCTTCTTCGCCACCTGGGTGCCGACGCGACCGCTGGCCATGGTATTCACCGCCATCGTGTATTACGCCTCGGTACAGATGATGCTCGACTTCAAGCCAAAGCCGCACCGCCAGTTGCCGGGAAGCTTCGGCATGGTCGTCGCCGGTACGCTGGTGGGCATCGTGTCGAGCCTGGTCGCCGCCGGCGGCGGCTTCCTGACCATTCCCTTCATGGTGTTCTGCAACGTGGTGATTCACCAGGCAGTCGGCACCTCATCGGCGCTCGGCTTCCCGATCGCCGTGGCCGGCACCGTCGGCTACATCGTCAGCGGCCTGAAGACATCGGGGCTGCCGGAATACTCGCTGGGCTTCGTCTATCTGCCGGCCTTCGTCGGCGTCGTCGCCATCAGCTTCATGATGGCGCCGGTCGGCGCCCGGCTTGCGCACAAGCTGCCGGTGAAGCAACTGAAGCGCGCCTTCGGCGGCTTCCTCGCGCTGCTGGCGAGCAAGATGCTGCACGGCTTGCTGAGTTAA
- a CDS encoding glutathione binding-like protein → MIDLYYWTTPNGHKITMFLEETGLPHRIVPINIGKGEQFAADFLKIAPNNRIPAIVDHAPADGGAPISLFESGAILLYLADKTGKFIAPDLRGRTETIQWLFWQMGGLGPMAGQNHHFTQYAPEPVPYAIERYVKETARLYAVLNKQLADREFIAGGYSIADMACYPWIVPHEKQRQNLDDFPHLKRWFAAIRERPATQRAYALAKEINPAPVVSEDAKRILFGQDASVVKR, encoded by the coding sequence ATGATCGACCTCTATTACTGGACCACCCCGAACGGCCACAAGATCACGATGTTTCTCGAAGAAACGGGCCTGCCCCATCGCATCGTGCCGATCAACATCGGCAAGGGCGAGCAGTTCGCGGCGGACTTCCTGAAAATTGCGCCGAACAACCGGATTCCGGCCATCGTCGACCACGCGCCGGCCGATGGCGGTGCGCCGATTTCGCTGTTCGAATCGGGCGCGATCCTGCTGTATCTGGCCGACAAGACCGGAAAATTCATTGCCCCCGATCTGCGCGGCCGCACCGAAACCATCCAGTGGCTGTTCTGGCAGATGGGCGGGCTCGGGCCGATGGCCGGGCAGAACCACCATTTCACGCAGTACGCCCCCGAGCCGGTGCCCTATGCCATCGAACGCTACGTCAAGGAAACCGCGCGGCTGTACGCGGTGCTCAACAAGCAGCTGGCCGATCGCGAGTTCATCGCCGGCGGCTATTCGATCGCCGACATGGCCTGCTACCCGTGGATCGTGCCGCACGAGAAACAGCGGCAGAACCTGGATGATTTTCCGCACCTGAAACGCTGGTTTGCCGCGATTCGCGAACGACCGGCGACGCAGCGGGCCTATGCGCTGGCAAAGGAGATCAATCCGGCGCCGGTGGTCAGTGAAGATGCCAAACGCATCCTGTTCGGGCAGGATGCCAGCGTCGTCAAACGCTGA
- a CDS encoding SGNH/GDSL hydrolase family protein has protein sequence MRHALATVLLGPVLLAQGRRVRRTVPVLPEADGPREGEVGSGTPLRLLILGDSAAAGVGAPTQDEALSGQLAVSLAPTFRLRWKLLAFTGATTADMLDHLRGLPAETFDVVVTSLGVNDVTGRVSLAAWRRAQRELIAVLQARFGARHLLLSGLPPMHRFPALPQPLRWYVGSRARDFNRVLAKVAASRPGCEFLALGHEMMDAPAMAGDGFHPGPPIYALWAREAACRIVQRMEQTT, from the coding sequence TTGCGCCACGCACTGGCCACCGTTTTGCTCGGCCCGGTGTTGCTGGCACAGGGCCGTCGCGTGCGCCGCACGGTGCCCGTGTTGCCGGAAGCCGACGGGCCGCGCGAAGGGGAGGTCGGCAGCGGCACGCCGCTGCGACTGCTGATCCTCGGCGATTCGGCCGCCGCCGGTGTCGGCGCGCCGACGCAGGACGAGGCTCTCTCCGGGCAGCTCGCCGTGTCGCTGGCGCCGACTTTCCGGCTGCGCTGGAAGCTGCTGGCCTTCACCGGCGCCACCACGGCCGACATGCTGGACCATCTGCGAGGATTACCGGCGGAGACGTTCGACGTGGTCGTCACCTCGCTGGGCGTGAACGACGTCACGGGGCGCGTATCGCTGGCGGCATGGCGCCGCGCGCAGCGGGAATTGATCGCCGTGCTGCAAGCGCGCTTCGGCGCGCGTCATCTGCTGCTGTCCGGCCTGCCGCCGATGCACCGCTTTCCGGCGCTGCCGCAGCCCTTGCGCTGGTATGTCGGCAGTCGCGCGCGCGATTTCAACCGGGTGCTGGCGAAGGTGGCGGCGAGCCGCCCCGGCTGCGAGTTCCTCGCCCTCGGCCATGAGATGATGGACGCCCCGGCCATGGCCGGCGACGGCTTCCATCCGGGGCCGCCGATTTACGCCCTCTGGGCGCGCGAAGCCGCGTGCCGCATCGTGCAACGCATGGAGCAGACCACATGA
- a CDS encoding DUF2721 domain-containing protein: MNPNLTDISHVIQLAVAPVFLLTAIATLINALNTRLGRIVDRRRVVQERLQTCEPADAEAAATEIGNLHRRTRLIYYAIFCAVLSALLVCLVVAGAFLGALLGIDLARSVATVFIGAMLAMISGLSLFLREVYLAVRTAAHHRH; encoded by the coding sequence ATGAATCCCAATCTCACCGACATCAGTCACGTCATTCAGCTGGCAGTCGCGCCGGTCTTCCTGCTCACCGCGATCGCGACGCTGATCAACGCGCTGAACACGCGCCTGGGACGGATTGTCGATCGGCGGCGCGTGGTGCAGGAGCGACTGCAGACCTGCGAGCCCGCCGACGCCGAGGCGGCAGCCACGGAAATCGGCAACCTCCATCGTCGCACGCGGCTGATCTATTACGCGATCTTCTGCGCCGTGCTGTCCGCGCTGTTGGTGTGCCTGGTGGTTGCCGGCGCCTTCCTCGGCGCCCTGCTCGGCATCGATCTGGCGCGCAGCGTGGCGACGGTGTTCATCGGCGCGATGCTGGCGATGATCTCCGGCCTCAGCCTGTTCCTGCGCGAAGTCTATCTGGCCGTGCGCACCGCGGCGCACCACCGCCACTGA
- a CDS encoding acyltransferase, translating to MLNFLPAPLLGLIASLLLALNALFWVPILLAFAIIKLILPFKAVRLRIDPVLVSIAETWISGNSGWMALTQRTKWDVEGIAGLDPHNWYLVNCNHQTWADIFVLQHLFNRRIPLLKFFIKQQLKWVPVMGLAWWALDFPFMRRHGEDYLKLHPEMRGKDQAATRRACEKFALIPTSVMNFLEGTRFTPAKHQRQQSPYRHLLKPKAGGIALALNAMGDRFQAILDVTIVYPDGAPNFWEFLCGKLKRVIVRVQILPVPEHLMHSDYAGDAEVRAAFQRWVQQLWQDKDAQIARLLTGAKT from the coding sequence GTGCTGAATTTCCTGCCGGCGCCGCTGCTCGGCCTGATCGCCTCGCTGCTGCTGGCGCTCAACGCGCTGTTCTGGGTGCCGATCCTGCTGGCGTTCGCAATCATCAAGCTGATCCTGCCGTTCAAGGCTGTGCGCCTGCGCATCGACCCTGTGCTGGTGTCCATCGCCGAGACGTGGATTTCCGGCAACAGCGGCTGGATGGCATTGACCCAGCGCACCAAGTGGGATGTCGAAGGCATTGCCGGGCTGGATCCGCACAACTGGTATCTGGTCAACTGCAATCACCAGACCTGGGCCGACATCTTCGTCCTGCAGCACTTGTTCAATCGCCGCATTCCGCTGCTGAAATTCTTCATCAAGCAGCAGCTGAAATGGGTGCCGGTGATGGGCCTGGCCTGGTGGGCGCTGGATTTTCCCTTCATGCGCCGCCACGGCGAGGACTACCTCAAGCTGCATCCGGAAATGCGCGGCAAGGACCAGGCGGCCACGCGCCGCGCCTGCGAGAAATTCGCCCTGATCCCGACCAGCGTCATGAACTTTCTCGAAGGCACGCGCTTCACGCCGGCCAAGCACCAGCGCCAGCAATCGCCCTACCGCCATCTGCTCAAGCCCAAGGCCGGCGGCATCGCGCTGGCGCTCAATGCCATGGGCGACCGCTTTCAGGCCATCCTCGACGTCACCATTGTCTATCCGGATGGCGCGCCGAATTTCTGGGAGTTTCTCTGCGGCAAACTCAAGCGCGTGATCGTGCGGGTACAGATCCTGCCGGTCCCCGAGCATCTGATGCACAGCGATTACGCGGGCGATGCCGAGGTGCGCGCGGCCTTCCAGCGCTGGGTGCAGCAATTGTGGCAGGACAAGGACGCGCAGATTGCGCGCTTGCTGACGGGGGCAAAGACCTGA
- a CDS encoding malonate--CoA ligase yields MNQNLYSLLSAHFPKNPAAACMILPDGRVWTYGDIQRASARMANLIVGRGLKPGDRVAAQVEKTPEALVLYLAAIRAGMVFLPLNPAYQRHELEYFLGDAKPGLFVCRPQMRTLAAELAAKAGVPHVLELDDTGRGSLIDAATPQSDIFSTVARTTGDLAAILYTSGTTGRSKGAMLTHGNLAHNARTLHAYWHFQSGDVLLHMLPTFHVHGLFVACHCVLLNGSAMFFEPKFDAARAMQLLPQSTVFMGVPTYYVRLLLDPAFGRDTCRNIRLFVSGSAPLLKETFDEFRQRTGHTILERYGMTEGGMFTSNPYEGERRGGTVGFPLPGTSLQIVGAGGTATKPGVVGNIQVKGDNVFVGYWGMPEKTREEFTAEGFFKTGDMGSFDADGYVTISGRSKDLVITGGLNVYPKEIEELIDAMPGVVESAVIGLPHPDFGEAVTAVVVRQKNAEGRALTESGIIGAIKDKLANFKVPKWVYLVDELPRNAMGKVQKNILRKNYSPMTPR; encoded by the coding sequence ATGAACCAGAACCTGTATTCGCTGCTGTCGGCGCATTTCCCGAAGAATCCCGCCGCAGCCTGCATGATCCTGCCCGATGGCAGGGTGTGGACCTATGGCGACATCCAGCGCGCCTCGGCGCGCATGGCCAACCTGATCGTCGGGCGCGGCCTCAAGCCGGGCGACCGCGTCGCGGCCCAGGTGGAAAAGACGCCCGAAGCGCTGGTACTCTACCTTGCCGCGATTCGCGCCGGCATGGTGTTCCTGCCGCTGAATCCGGCCTACCAGCGCCACGAGCTGGAGTACTTTCTCGGCGACGCGAAACCGGGCCTCTTCGTCTGTCGACCGCAGATGCGCACGCTGGCCGCAGAGCTGGCGGCGAAGGCCGGCGTGCCGCATGTATTGGAACTCGACGACACCGGACGCGGTTCGCTGATCGATGCCGCGACGCCGCAGTCGGATATTTTTTCCACGGTGGCAAGGACGACCGGCGACCTCGCCGCGATCCTCTACACCTCGGGCACCACCGGCCGCTCGAAGGGCGCCATGCTGACGCACGGCAACCTCGCGCACAACGCGAGGACGCTGCATGCGTATTGGCACTTTCAGTCCGGCGACGTGCTGCTGCACATGCTGCCGACTTTCCACGTGCATGGCCTGTTCGTCGCCTGCCATTGCGTGTTGCTGAACGGCTCGGCGATGTTCTTCGAGCCGAAGTTCGACGCGGCGCGCGCCATGCAGCTGCTGCCGCAATCGACCGTGTTCATGGGCGTGCCGACCTATTACGTGCGCCTGCTGCTCGATCCCGCCTTCGGCCGCGACACCTGCCGCAACATCCGCCTGTTCGTCTCCGGTTCGGCGCCGCTGCTGAAGGAAACCTTCGACGAGTTCAGGCAGCGCACCGGCCACACGATACTCGAGCGCTACGGCATGACCGAGGGCGGCATGTTTACCTCGAATCCGTATGAAGGAGAGCGGCGTGGCGGCACGGTGGGCTTTCCGTTGCCGGGAACCTCATTGCAGATAGTCGGCGCTGGCGGTACGGCGACAAAGCCGGGCGTCGTCGGCAACATCCAGGTCAAGGGCGACAACGTCTTCGTCGGCTACTGGGGCATGCCGGAAAAGACCCGGGAGGAATTCACCGCCGAGGGTTTCTTCAAGACCGGCGACATGGGCAGCTTCGATGCCGACGGCTACGTGACGATCAGCGGCCGCTCGAAGGACCTGGTGATCACCGGCGGACTCAATGTCTATCCGAAGGAAATCGAGGAACTCATCGACGCCATGCCCGGCGTGGTCGAATCGGCGGTGATCGGCCTGCCGCATCCCGATTTTGGCGAAGCGGTGACGGCCGTGGTGGTGCGCCAGAAGAACGCGGAAGGCAGGGCGCTCACCGAGTCCGGTATCATCGGCGCCATCAAGGACAAGCTGGCGAACTTCAAGGTGCCCAAGTGGGTCTATCTGGTCGACGAACTGCCGCGCAACGCCATGGGCAAGGTGCAGAAGAACATCCTGCGGAAGAACTATTCGCCGATGACCCCTCGCTGA
- a CDS encoding TRAP transporter large permease produces MSTLQVGILFGVATFVALFSGMPIAFAVGGVALVFMLFYMPSETVGLVAETLYSELDNFVLLTIPLFVLMGAAIGKSRAGGDLYSSLNRWMGRIPGGLGAANVMACSVFAAMCGSSPATCSAIGSSGIPEMRKRGYSSGLAAGIIAAGGTLGILIPPSLTLILYGVVTEQSIGKLFMAGVGPGLLLTALFIVWVVIQFRREQARARAQGDNTEILRVENFTWREKFETIPRLAPFIAIIVIIMVALYGGWATPSEVAGIGAFASLLMVMMIYGCWRWTEMKAILGGTVRESTMVMMIIAMSFLYTYVMSYLHITQEVAAWMVGLPLGKWGFFIAANILLVVLGFFLPPVAIILMVTPIILPALKAHGIDLVWFGVVMTILMEMGLIHPPVGLNLFVINSIAPDIKLSEIIWGTLPFIGLMILSIVLLAFFPDIALWLPNNVK; encoded by the coding sequence ATGAGTACGCTCCAGGTAGGAATCCTGTTCGGCGTCGCCACCTTCGTCGCACTGTTCTCCGGAATGCCGATCGCATTCGCGGTCGGCGGCGTGGCCCTGGTCTTCATGCTGTTCTACATGCCCAGCGAAACCGTGGGGCTGGTGGCCGAAACCCTGTATTCCGAACTCGACAATTTCGTGCTGCTGACGATCCCGCTGTTCGTCCTGATGGGCGCGGCGATCGGCAAGTCGCGCGCCGGCGGCGACCTGTATTCCTCGCTCAACCGCTGGATGGGGCGCATTCCCGGTGGTCTCGGCGCTGCCAACGTCATGGCCTGTTCGGTGTTCGCCGCGATGTGCGGATCGAGCCCGGCCACCTGTTCGGCGATTGGCTCCTCGGGCATCCCGGAAATGCGCAAGCGCGGCTACTCGTCCGGGCTGGCGGCCGGCATCATCGCCGCCGGCGGCACGCTGGGCATCCTGATCCCGCCGTCCTTGACGCTGATCCTCTACGGCGTGGTCACCGAGCAGTCGATCGGCAAGCTGTTCATGGCCGGCGTCGGCCCCGGCCTGCTGCTTACCGCGCTGTTCATCGTCTGGGTGGTGATCCAGTTCCGCCGCGAGCAGGCGCGCGCGCGCGCGCAAGGCGACAACACGGAAATCCTGCGCGTGGAAAACTTCACCTGGCGCGAGAAGTTCGAGACCATTCCGCGGCTGGCGCCCTTCATCGCCATCATCGTCATCATCATGGTCGCGCTCTACGGCGGCTGGGCGACGCCGTCGGAAGTCGCCGGCATCGGCGCCTTCGCTTCGCTCTTGATGGTGATGATGATCTACGGCTGCTGGCGCTGGACGGAGATGAAGGCCATCCTCGGCGGCACGGTGCGCGAATCGACCATGGTCATGATGATCATCGCCATGAGCTTCCTCTACACCTATGTCATGAGCTACCTGCACATCACGCAGGAAGTCGCCGCGTGGATGGTCGGCCTGCCGCTGGGCAAGTGGGGCTTCTTCATCGCCGCCAACATCCTGCTGGTGGTGCTGGGCTTCTTCCTGCCGCCGGTGGCGATCATCCTGATGGTGACGCCGATCATCCTGCCGGCGCTGAAGGCGCACGGCATCGACCTGGTCTGGTTCGGCGTGGTCATGACCATCCTCATGGAAATGGGCCTGATCCATCCGCCGGTCGGCCTCAACCTGTTCGTCATCAACTCGATCGCGCCCGACATCAAGCTTTCCGAAATCATCTGGGGCACGCTGCCCTTCATCGGACTGATGATTCTGTCCATCGTGCTGCTGGCCTTCTTTCCGGACATCGCGCTGTGGCTGCCGAACAACGTCAAATGA
- a CDS encoding TRAP transporter small permease subunit, with protein sequence MRKLWRQFSRAVTAINTLTGYLSGVLIVICSGVLVFEVVVRYWLNWPTDWEIEMSIMLLIVATFMSAAFTQASRGHVGIEVLDSLLSERANRWRGVVGDILSMAFCLFIAWHAWKFFHEAWADGKMSNTAWAPKLWPAYLFMALGMTMLSLQMLVQLGDQHLHAHREDEE encoded by the coding sequence ATGCGTAAATTGTGGCGGCAATTCAGCCGTGCGGTGACCGCGATCAACACCCTGACCGGCTACCTGTCCGGGGTGTTGATCGTGATCTGCAGCGGCGTCCTCGTCTTCGAGGTGGTGGTGCGCTACTGGCTCAACTGGCCGACCGACTGGGAAATCGAAATGTCGATCATGCTGTTGATCGTTGCCACCTTCATGAGCGCGGCGTTTACCCAGGCGTCGCGCGGGCATGTCGGCATCGAGGTGCTCGATTCACTCCTGTCCGAGCGCGCCAACCGCTGGCGCGGTGTGGTCGGCGACATCCTGTCGATGGCCTTCTGCCTGTTCATCGCCTGGCATGCCTGGAAGTTCTTCCATGAAGCCTGGGCGGACGGCAAGATGAGCAACACTGCCTGGGCGCCCAAGCTGTGGCCCGCCTACCTGTTCATGGCGCTGGGCATGACCATGCTCTCGCTGCAAATGCTGGTGCAACTCGGCGACCAGCATCTCCACGCGCATCGGGAGGACGAGGAATGA
- the dctP gene encoding TRAP transporter substrate-binding protein DctP, with protein sequence MRRNFLKGAVAAIGILALGCGSAPVLAQAKVIKISHQFPGGTIDEGDFRDRLVRKFAAEVEKKSNGTLKFEIYPAASLMKAVPQYKALSTGALDMSLYPLAYAGGEFPAANLTLMPALITSYEQGLRWKDAPIGKELTRLLDERNVKIVTWVWQAGGIAAKGKPVVSPDDAKGMKVRGGSREVDLMIKAAGGAVTNVASNEIYSAMQSGVLDAAITSSTSLISFRLHETSDHLTAGRKHSFWFMFEPLLMSKKTFDALTPAQQKIVMEVGASLEKFGMDAAKADDERVVEVYTKAGRKVVDMDRAAFDKWREVAKASAWKDFEEKVKDGKQLFDMAVAVK encoded by the coding sequence ATGCGACGCAATTTCCTGAAAGGCGCTGTGGCTGCCATCGGCATTCTTGCATTGGGCTGCGGCAGCGCACCCGTGCTGGCCCAGGCCAAAGTCATCAAGATTTCCCACCAGTTCCCCGGCGGCACCATCGACGAAGGCGATTTCCGCGATCGCCTGGTGCGCAAGTTTGCCGCCGAGGTGGAAAAGAAGAGCAACGGCACGCTCAAGTTCGAGATCTATCCGGCCGCTTCGCTGATGAAGGCGGTGCCGCAGTACAAGGCCTTGTCGACCGGCGCCCTCGACATGTCGCTGTATCCGCTGGCCTATGCCGGCGGCGAATTCCCCGCCGCCAACCTGACCCTGATGCCGGCCCTGATCACCAGCTACGAACAGGGCCTGCGCTGGAAGGACGCGCCGATCGGCAAGGAATTGACCCGCCTGCTCGACGAGCGCAACGTCAAGATCGTCACCTGGGTCTGGCAGGCCGGCGGCATCGCCGCCAAGGGCAAGCCGGTGGTGAGCCCAGACGATGCCAAGGGCATGAAGGTGCGCGGTGGCAGCCGCGAGGTGGACCTGATGATCAAGGCCGCCGGCGGCGCCGTGACCAATGTGGCGTCGAACGAGATCTACAGCGCGATGCAGTCAGGCGTGCTGGATGCCGCGATCACGTCGAGCACCTCGCTGATCAGTTTCCGCCTGCACGAGACCTCGGACCATCTCACCGCCGGGCGCAAGCATTCCTTCTGGTTCATGTTCGAGCCACTCCTGATGTCGAAGAAGACTTTCGATGCGCTGACGCCGGCACAGCAGAAGATCGTCATGGAAGTCGGCGCCTCGCTGGAGAAGTTCGGCATGGACGCCGCCAAGGCCGACGACGAGCGCGTGGTCGAGGTCTATACCAAGGCCGGACGCAAGGTGGTCGACATGGACAGGGCGGCCTTCGACAAGTGGCGCGAAGTGGCCAAGGCTTCGGCCTGGAAGGATTTCGAAGAGAAGGTCAAGGATGGCAAGCAGTTGTTCGACATGGCCGTGGCGGTCAAGTAA